TCAAACGTTGTTTCACcgatgagaaaattagcagaGTGTCaaccaaaatccatctcgttccatcttctcccattGGCAACCAacgggcttcctctcatcaccatatttggtagtgagtggaaacgccaagcggatgcttcacatttatacatccggtgaaatatctggctcattgttctatctgggGTTGTGTGTATACTCGGGACAAACCTCGTATTTCTTCGGGCTCATTTTCTGTCCAGCTGGAGCGAAGAAGATGGTGGGGAATCTGAAACGGGGAAATTAAAAGCATGATTATTAGGGTGCAACAGACATGACATGTAAACCGCCTGCATGTCAAACACTCGCTAAATAGTTAGGACTGTTGGAGATGAATCACTCACCCTCTGACTTCGTATTGGGATGGCACGTCATTGGCTGTGGCATCCATCTTTGCGATGACAATGTTGGGATCACTGGACAGCTGCGAGGTAGAAGTGGGGGGGGTTAGTCTCACATGCCAATGTAGAATGGCCATAATCACATCATTTCAAATCAGTAGCCCTTACCTTCTCTCCCAGCTCTTTCCACTTGGGCTCCAGGCTCTTGCAGTGGCCACACCAGGGGGCATAGAACTCAATCAGCACGTCCTTGTCCTCCTCGTTCACAACGGCGTCAAAGTTCTCAGCCACCACAGTCTGGAGGACAACAAAGGATGGAAAGGGTTGGCCTTGGTGAGAATGGTTTACACAGACAAACCTTGACAAGCCATGCCTCTTCATGGAGTAAAACAGGGACATCTGTCAGACAGCGCAACAGACATAGATCCTCCCTCAAACACACCGCTCCAATTGGAAACCATCGAGTCGCTGCTTCGATTACACATTTTGTCCGATTTGAGAGCGCCCAACCGCTTGCAATGTCAGTCTCAAGCGCCGACTCACCTTGACTGGGCCGTCGTTGTTCTCAGGGATGGGCTCAGACTTGAGGTAACGCTTCAGCTTGCCGTCAAAGTAGTCCTGCAGGAAACGCTCCAGGGCCTTGCCGTCACGTCTGTGTAAAAACCCAAGACATTGTACTGAATCAGTAGAGAAATAAAACCCAGACACAGGAAGTTTCTACCTGTAGGAGGGCACCATAACCTGTTAGAGCTGCTATATTCAGTGGAAAGTGTACATTTAACTTGCTGGTAGTAAGACATTACATGTGTATCAATCTTTGTCTGCTTCTAAACTGTGGTCCTGGCTGATATCCTTTGTTGCAGAGAGTTTAAAATGTCAAACTTGGCGACAAAGCCCCAAGAGCTTTTTAACATTTTTCAAGGGATGCTTGAAAAATGTTACTTGAGTTCTATGGCAGATTAGACCGAGTGAGTGAGAGGACACTCAAACAGTAAGTGAattccctagttaaataacaggtagCACTTGTATGATCAATAAACTCTTAACCAGTAAATTCTCAACCAATGTCCATCACCCTATCCTAAGGGATACCATGTCCGAAGTGCCATTTGGAGTTGCGTGGTGATAAGTGACACTTACGAGAACTCCTCGGTCATGACGTATTTGTCTCCCTTGGCGGTGCGGATACCGACCACAGGAAGCTCCCCGGAGCTGGCGTCCAGGCCCATCTCAGCGATGTCTTGGCTAAAGCTGTTCTTGCTGGCCACGGCAAAGTTCAGCTTGTTCCCCTGGTCCAGGAAACCCTTGGCCACCTTCATTACCCtatagacagtgagagagagggagttgggtTCATGCATATAACAACACGTTGGAACATTTATCATGCATCCTAAATAGGCCACTGAAATGCAAATCTGTTGCAAATCTCCATTGAACATGCTTTACCATCTGTGTCTAGGAAACCAGCCTTCAGAGTACACAAAATGAGGTACAAGTTGAGTCTTGGGGACTGACAGCTGGAGAGATTACACTTTAACAAAACATAGCACACGAGACAAAAAAAGGGTTCCCTCCTGGGAATAAGTGTTATTTATTAGGGACCCTACCGGTTCCTCCAGTAGTTGGAGCCCTTGGGGTTCTTCTCATAGTCCACATCATAGTAGGCCACCAGCAGATCCTTGCCCTTCATTTGGTCCTTGTTGTCGTCAGTCATGTGGGGGCACATTCCAAAGCTGACGGGGAAAGAGAAAAATGCAGTGTAAGAGGTACAACTTGTTTCATAAATGTCAGCATGCAAAACGCAGTAGACTAGAGGTACAACTTgtcaagaaaaaaaaaaacattccctCATTCTAGACAGTGGGATTGAACAAAAAATTTTTTTAAAGGCTGCTCTTGACAGAGAAACTGGTCCATGCGTCTCCCAAGAATTCATTCAATAATAATCCCTTCAAAACTGCCTAAATGGTTCATCACTGCCAAAAGGGAGAACATATTGAGGTAAAACTCACATGTTGTCCTGGATGAACTGCTTGATCTTGGCGTTGGTGAACGTCTCCTCGCTGAACTTGACACTGCTCTCTTCAAATTTGTTGTTGAGGCGTGATGGACGGAACAGAATGATTCCCCTGCAATAAAAAAAGAACACAAGATGATACTGGCGTCAGATAACACATCAAACAAGAAAACGCAAACATAATGAGCATTATTAATAAGGGACAAACTGGTGAGGGTCCAAAAAGGTGACACTAAATTtttgcactgaaacatgcaaatAAATCCCTGCTGGGGGGGGGAAATGCAggttaactaattaaacaacaaagactataatctacatgatcagtctgtgtgtaaaataaaaaaagtggttcatgtgaacctaactcacagcaacaaaaaaaaaaaaaaaaaatgttatttgttgcctagactttactgcaaatgacacgcaagtcttg
This genomic interval from Salvelinus alpinus chromosome 6, SLU_Salpinus.1, whole genome shotgun sequence contains the following:
- the LOC139578136 gene encoding protein disulfide-isomerase A3-like, whose translation is MLKLFFFVVLAGAALASDVIEFTDDDFDSKIGDHGMILVEFFAPWCGHCKKLAPEYEVAATRLKGIFGLAKVDCTVHNNVCQKYGVSGYPTLKIFRDGEDAGAYDGPRNADGIVSHLKKQAGPASVELKTEADFTKYVGDRDASVVGFFADGGSPAKAEFLKSASALRESFRFAHTNSEELLQKHGVEGEGIILFRPSRLNNKFEESSVKFSEETFTNAKIKQFIQDNIFGMCPHMTDDNKDQMKGKDLLVAYYDVDYEKNPKGSNYWRNRVMKVAKGFLDQGNKLNFAVASKNSFSQDIAEMGLDASSGELPVVGIRTAKGDKYVMTEEFSRDGKALERFLQDYFDGKLKRYLKSEPIPENNDGPVKTVVAENFDAVVNEEDKDVLIEFYAPWCGHCKSLEPKWKELGEKLSSDPNIVIAKMDATANDVPSQYEVRGFPTIFFAPAGQKMSPKKYEGGREVSDLISYLKKEATNPLVVQEEETTKKKKLEL